A single window of Sulfolobales archaeon DNA harbors:
- a CDS encoding ABC transporter ATP-binding protein, with translation MRNIVKEYGDRGRGIRVLDGINLEIGSEILAILGPSGCGKSTLLRIIAGVEKPTSGEVIYRAGDRNRPQIGFVFQSPSLVPWLTVLENVALPLRARGMPKREAEEHARRYLSLVGLQEFEDFYPGELSGGMRQRVNLARALSIGPEILLMDEPFSQLDPLTAENLRAELLDIWLSGLAPIKSIVLVTHDVIEAIYMADRIAILTPRPARIATVVNVNLPRPRNRLSQDFAKLVDLIYEYVS, from the coding sequence TTGAGAAATATTGTTAAAGAGTATGGAGATAGAGGAAGAGGTATAAGGGTTCTTGATGGGATCAACCTTGAGATTGGAAGTGAGATCCTAGCTATTCTGGGTCCCTCAGGATGTGGCAAGTCAACACTGCTAAGGATAATAGCTGGTGTTGAGAAACCCACATCTGGCGAGGTGATCTATAGAGCTGGTGATAGGAATCGCCCGCAAATAGGGTTTGTCTTTCAATCCCCAAGCCTAGTACCATGGCTGACTGTGCTCGAAAACGTAGCCCTTCCGCTAAGGGCTAGGGGTATGCCTAAGAGAGAGGCTGAGGAGCATGCTAGGAGATACCTCTCGTTGGTAGGGCTTCAAGAGTTTGAGGATTTCTATCCAGGTGAGTTGAGTGGGGGTATGAGGCAGAGGGTTAATCTTGCGAGAGCCCTGAGTATAGGGCCTGAGATCCTGCTCATGGACGAACCCTTTTCACAGCTAGACCCGCTCACAGCTGAGAATCTCAGGGCGGAGCTGCTTGACATATGGCTCTCGGGTTTAGCACCTATAAAATCTATAGTGTTGGTAACCCACGATGTTATAGAGGCTATATATATGGCTGATAGAATAGCGATCCTCACTCCAAGGCCTGCTAGGATTGCGACAGTTGTTAATGTAAATCTGCCGAGGCCGAGGAATAGGCTTTCCCAGGATTTCGCAAAACTAGTTGATCTTATATATGAATATGTTAGCTAA